The Anopheles merus strain MAF chromosome 2L, AmerM5.1, whole genome shotgun sequence genome has a segment encoding these proteins:
- the LOC121593437 gene encoding uncharacterized protein LOC121593437 isoform X1 has protein sequence MMLIAVATALGYLAFAAVNLVQKFIVSTARARHSGPNGSMADGTQGTPDRSESITARAGWQPSSGPSNEQLVQGLMGTIIILSSTLYQAIEGEDGGPDRLLQSLVPVQERLEQVLHRIQAQDAQVHHSVPAGYDRTARPRTSAAHLHTVCEPFAPPSSSTEQETGLHADGSSRGGQHLPGADPSFVVPPGWREITNLDRYLEETTGGTEESLELTEGADTTACGVSKRTQTTIVDRGEKVPFDPKLGQSSPIVQGDGGPGSSSSSKQTHGQTFTYHSTGPKRLLEGLMVRGSNNLLPQGTFAIRETSNYALPDGSFQRSTKTVAGPDVSVLTKCSQPMLPVDPLGVGSVSRFNIAPSAPPPEEPLDSLLESSNDC, from the coding sequence ATGATGCTCATCGCAGTTGCCACAGCGCTCGGTTACTTGGCGTTTGCAGCTGTCAATCTCGTGCAAAAGTTTATTGTCTCTACTGCCCGAGCACGGCACAGCGGCCCGAACGGTTCGATGGCAGATGGCACGCAGGGGACACCCGACCGGTCCGAAAGCATCACCGCCCGGGCAGGATGGCAACCATCAAGCGGCCCATCGAACGAGCAATTAGTGCAAGGATTGATGGGAACGATAATTATCCTCTCGAGCACACTCTACCAGGCGATCGAGGGTGAGGACGGTGGACCGGACCGGCTGCTGCAGTCGCTGGTGCCGGTCCAGGAGCGGCTGGAGCAGGTGCTGCACCGGATCCAGGCGCAAGACGCGCAAGTTCATCACAGTGTACCCGCCGGCTACGATCGAACCGCAAGACCGCGCACTTCGGCCGCTCACTTGCACACCGTCTGTGAGCCGTTTGCACCGCCCAGCTCGTCGACCGAGCAGGAGACTGGGCTGCACGCCGATGGGAGCTCGAGGGGAGGCCAACATCTTCCGGGAGCGGATCCATCGTTCGTGGTGCCGCCCGGGTGGCGCGAAATCACCAACCTCGACCGGTACCTGGAAGAAACGACCGGCGGCACGGAGGAGTCGCTGGAGCTGACGGAAGGCGCCGATACAACAGCGTGCGGCGTGTCGAAGCGAACGCAAACAACAATCGTCGACCGTGGGGAGAAGGTGCCGTTTGATCCCAAGCTTGGCCAGAGCAGTCCGATTGTGCAGGGCGACGGAGgacccggcagcagcagcagcagcaagcagacCCACGGGCAAACGTTCACGTACCACTCGACCGGCCCGAAGCGCCTGCTGGAAGGGCTGATGGTGCGGGGCTCGAACAACTTGCTGCCGCAAGGCACCTTCGCCATACGGGAAACGAGCAACTACGCGCTGCCGGACGGAAGCTTCCAGCGGAGCACGAAAACCGTTGCCGGTCCGGATGTGTCAGTGCTGACCAAATGCTCGCAGCCGATGCTGCCGGTCGATCCGCTCGGGGTGGGCAGCGTTTCGCGGTTCAACATTGCTCCCAGCGCTCCACCGCCCGAGGAGCCGCTTGACAGCCTGCTTGAATCGAGCAATGATTGCTGA